A region of the Deltaproteobacteria bacterium genome:
GGCCTTTATATCTGACCCCGCTGGGATACAAAGATTGGTTTCAAGAGGTGGTCCCCGGTGCCCGGGTCATCGAACTGGACTGGTTTGAAACCACCACCTATCAGGGGATCACCTATCGTTTGCTTCCGGCCCAGCATTGGACCAAACGCACCCCTTTTGATACCAATAAACGACTCTGGGGTTCTTGGCTGATTGAGGGGGACGGCCGTAAGGTCTATTTCGGCGCGGACTCCGGCTATTTTCGGGGCTATCGGGAATTCGGGGAAAAGTACGGCCCCATCGATGCCGCACTGATGCCGGTGGGACTTTACGAGCCCCGCTGGTTTATGAAGCCCCACCATATGAACCCGGAGGAAGTGATCCGGGCGGCCCGGGAAATGAAGGCCCGGGTCATTATTCCCCAGCAATGGGGCACCTTCGACCTGACCGATGAACCGATGACCTTGCCCCCCAAAGACTACCGGGTGGCTGCCCTGGCTGAGGGCAGGACCGAAAAGGAAGCCCCCCTGATTCCGCACGGGGGAACCTGGTATTTCCCAAAAACAAACATAGAAAGGAATAAAACAAGATGATGAAACCGGCAAAGCATTCTCTGGATCTTGGCCTGATCGCCAGCGACATCCAGGCGAGTCTCCATTTTTATCAGAAAATATTGGGGCTGGAGTTCGTGGGGACGACGCCTTTATGGTTCGGGACCATGCACAGGCTCCGTTTCGGCGAAAGCGACTTCAAGCTTATCGAACCCAAGGAGGTGCCTCCCCCCGGCGCCATCGGTTTGGAAAATCAATTAGGGTTTCGGTATGTGACCTTCGTGATAGAGAATCTTTCCGAGCTTTGCGATGAGCTGAAAAAAATCGGCATAGA
Encoded here:
- a CDS encoding MBL fold metallo-hydrolase, producing MGGFRGLFILMVLSLIPLLGFSQNNGREMDLEDLAKKKAHHRQNPGGFINPWLVEGEAGGLFPFLKWKFSKNPYAEEKKTRPWFPVIPTKAKEIENQGDSITYLGHATLWVRLFNQNVITDPVFTDDIVFFIKRQAPFPIPLDKLPEFQVVLISHSHYDHLNKASIIRLGARPLYLTPLGYKDWFQEVVPGARVIELDWFETTTYQGITYRLLPAQHWTKRTPFDTNKRLWGSWLIEGDGRKVYFGADSGYFRGYREFGEKYGPIDAALMPVGLYEPRWFMKPHHMNPEEVIRAAREMKARVIIPQQWGTFDLTDEPMTLPPKDYRVAALAEGRTEKEAPLIPHGGTWYFPKTNIERNKTR
- a CDS encoding VOC family protein produces the protein MMKPAKHSLDLGLIASDIQASLHFYQKILGLEFVGTTPLWFGTMHRLRFGESDFKLIEPKEVPPPGAIGLENQLGFRYVTFVIENLSELCDELKKIGIEFTLPEREIRPGVRIAMVKDPDGNIVEFVERK